One genomic window of Prosthecobacter algae includes the following:
- a CDS encoding DUF1501 domain-containing protein has translation MTAPLSTHGLGLLNRRNFLSSAAGLGLATLLGENTSLASTRPIRPAIDPSNPLGARSTHFAPKAKRVLVLFCSGAVSHLDSWDWKPELLRMDSKPMPGAKENFLTFQGENGNLVRPLYDFKPRGQTGKMVSDLFPHLASMADDLTFIHSMTAKSNTHGPAENQMSTGFIFDGFPSLGSWVSYALGSEAENLPAYVAIPDPRGVPQAGVNNWGNGFLPAVFQGTAFNSSRPIYNLARPEKVSAASDLASRDVLKFLNEKHLEKFPGDTELAARIASYELAAKMQLSVPEVSDLSKESATTLKAYGVDDPNPVKSGFAKNCLLARRLLERGVRCVKLYNGAYAMGEGIGNWDGHRKLKEQYDKHAPIFDQPAAALIHDLRQRGLLEDTLVVWCTEFGRMPTFQKGASGRDHNPQGFTVWMTGAGVKPGVSYGATDELGHKAVEKVTTIYDFHATILHLLGLDHERLSYYHNGIDRRLTDVHGHVIKGILA, from the coding sequence ATGACTGCGCCTCTCTCCACCCACGGCCTGGGTCTGCTGAACCGCCGCAACTTTCTCTCCAGTGCAGCGGGCCTAGGCCTAGCCACCCTGCTAGGCGAAAACACCTCCTTGGCCAGTACGAGGCCCATCCGCCCGGCCATTGATCCCTCCAACCCACTCGGCGCACGCAGCACTCACTTTGCGCCCAAGGCGAAGCGCGTACTCGTTCTTTTCTGCTCCGGGGCCGTCAGCCACCTGGATTCCTGGGATTGGAAACCCGAGTTGCTACGCATGGATAGCAAACCTATGCCAGGGGCCAAAGAAAACTTCCTCACTTTCCAGGGCGAAAACGGAAACTTGGTTAGACCGCTCTACGACTTCAAGCCTCGCGGCCAGACCGGCAAGATGGTATCCGATCTCTTCCCCCACCTCGCCTCCATGGCGGATGACCTCACCTTCATCCACTCCATGACGGCCAAGTCCAACACCCATGGCCCGGCGGAAAACCAGATGAGCACCGGCTTCATCTTCGATGGCTTCCCCAGCCTCGGCTCATGGGTCAGCTACGCCCTCGGTTCCGAAGCAGAAAACCTGCCCGCCTATGTCGCCATCCCGGATCCGCGCGGCGTCCCCCAGGCAGGCGTAAACAACTGGGGCAATGGTTTCCTTCCTGCCGTCTTTCAGGGCACTGCCTTCAATTCCAGCCGCCCTATTTACAACCTCGCTCGGCCTGAGAAAGTCTCCGCCGCCAGCGACCTCGCCTCTCGCGATGTCCTGAAGTTCCTCAATGAAAAGCACCTGGAAAAATTCCCCGGTGACACGGAACTCGCCGCCCGCATCGCCAGTTACGAACTCGCCGCCAAGATGCAGCTCTCCGTGCCGGAGGTGAGCGACCTTTCCAAAGAATCCGCCACCACTTTAAAAGCTTACGGCGTGGATGATCCCAATCCCGTCAAAAGCGGCTTTGCGAAAAACTGCCTCCTCGCACGCCGCCTGCTGGAGCGCGGCGTCCGCTGCGTGAAGCTTTACAATGGAGCCTATGCCATGGGCGAAGGCATCGGCAACTGGGACGGTCACCGAAAGCTGAAGGAGCAGTATGACAAACACGCGCCCATCTTTGACCAACCTGCTGCTGCACTGATCCACGATCTCCGCCAGCGCGGCCTTTTGGAAGACACCCTCGTCGTCTGGTGTACGGAATTTGGCCGCATGCCCACCTTTCAAAAAGGCGCGAGCGGCCGCGACCACAATCCCCAGGGATTCACCGTCTGGATGACAGGAGCTGGTGTGAAGCCCGGCGTCAGCTACGGAGCCACCGACGAGCTGGGTCACAAAGCCGTCGAAAAGGTCACCACCATCTACGATTTCCACGCCACCATCCTGCACCTACTGGGCCTGGATCACGAACGCCTCAGCTACTACCACAACGGCATTGACCGCCGCCTCACCGACGTCCACGGCCATGTGATCAAAGGCATCCTCGCTTAA
- a CDS encoding DUF1800 family protein, with translation MRRAPLWMTVKALVLSQLLPLSSPLSAASDYNGDGVCDVWQQLHNAWSLLPGDDEDGDGSSNILESIAGTDPRNPADVLRISESALVENDVRFTLPSSTGKRYQLLSSDSPNGPVWTPQGSALTGTGAAIQFTTPKGDGTNRKFYKVETSDQDTDEDGINDWAEGITGTNPALATSPGNASGGTASDADVLASLFALTTTTLPSTTGAQEKEGLTSRIRLSRPADKSAMPLTLAYASSGNPVPSRGSASSGDFTLTVDQPSGQITGAATGTLTLPAGASQMDVIVHPVLDSTPEVPELLTLNILRPGSGPATPPLTGTALIRDADPTNEDNRTLFVAYLGKEAGVSTTATGIATALVQGDNDEALISLTFSNLTSPQNTAYLRVDSDLEIINVGLGQVTGKQWQIRAAQTKFTDQAMLTALHAGQLYISITTAENPTGEIRGYFNKATGSTSFAYNPALHDGPAYGSPEWQSVAGAAIERDIYRFLEQCTFGPTAELYTEVRAEVDAAMTGGQTYLKGLENWLDKQMDPAITPNPSLTTLTMAADNEEFVLRGNKPLWSGNDPQYGEVSYGVSYDAFGNPTVSTTSNGTYNNNHPFHNNRRREQWTLALQSKAQVRQRMTQALSEILVISEIDATVQGKHYGAAAYWDMLADNAFGKYRDLLQKVTYHPMMGIYLSHLRNRATYISGGVTISPDENYAREIMQLFSIGLVLRHPDGSLVLGQDGLPVPTYDNGDITELARVLTGFCHGARHLNASVQRFNGMYMAASNIRVSPTIEIQGGAGGINGNGTTFTNFSEGGGDSWWQAPWIYPMKVLGKVGTVSAAAPTLHDFGAKTLLAGKHGQTLVPAQTVVTATADGTSHTMAEADITLAHNCLAGNPSSGSYNGHQNTPINISRWLIQRLTSSNPSSGYLYRVSERYRQTNGNLGSVLKAIMLDHEARSIELADTTVGNGRMKEPMVHFMAVIRALKGYTGIPLTTLRDVPIPFSSTDSPMSTPYPQAEVDKFVPNASRFRFADTSSQLGQSPLRAPSVFNWFLPDYSVPGAMSEAGLVAPEMQIATETSIVARVNRLWTFTWMSLTGMTTFPGVDLEDPVQLTGNAGPQVKVSKSLVPTATENSFLALQSYTFTPANWNTAQTVTVAAVDDNIAEGSHTTRIHHAVSSTDADYSNLAIPSLNVTINDNETAGTARVIIAETGSETLVAEGGTTDTYTLALSQAPVSPVTVNLQTTVNNIGTYTTEVTVSPASVTFTSANWSAPQTVTVTAVNDTTSEVLEIAQIGHSLTTADTVYRQVGVASINVLVADNDPTGSNDVNLLQTQNGTLALEGGASDSYYLNLRRAPTATVAMAINTNADLTATPPSLSFTTTNWNIPQKVQITAVDDALIEGTEAFTITNVPSGGGYTATNTKNVAVTIQDNDGGSVIISETSGGTSVVESSATTSGNPQAANTDSYTLRLGSQPDANVTITVTPERHPTPMSNWAKASGYFGNDTSGSALQKDRLIFDYSEIISIYNAAYVAAGGNANASTAHFAGTLAVVDKLDLYLCGGRLKAQTPDLSLADLSNMGITNPRKSVVNGVYRGYSTTRLTTDTTNYNNEVRDRCRIAAYLVSISPQSFSAR, from the coding sequence ATGCGCCGTGCTCCCCTTTGGATGACAGTGAAAGCCCTGGTGCTCTCCCAGTTGCTCCCCCTGTCCTCGCCGCTTTCAGCCGCTTCGGACTACAATGGAGACGGCGTTTGCGATGTCTGGCAGCAGCTTCACAATGCCTGGAGCCTCCTGCCTGGTGACGATGAAGATGGCGACGGCAGCAGCAACATCCTGGAAAGCATCGCCGGCACCGATCCCCGAAACCCGGCTGACGTCCTCCGCATTTCCGAATCCGCCCTGGTGGAAAATGACGTGCGGTTCACGCTCCCCTCCTCCACGGGCAAACGCTACCAGCTCCTCAGCAGTGACTCCCCGAACGGGCCTGTCTGGACCCCTCAGGGCTCGGCCCTCACCGGCACCGGGGCGGCCATTCAGTTCACCACACCTAAAGGCGACGGGACCAACCGCAAGTTTTACAAGGTGGAAACGTCCGATCAGGATACCGATGAGGACGGCATCAACGACTGGGCCGAAGGAATCACCGGCACCAATCCTGCCCTCGCCACCAGCCCGGGCAATGCCTCCGGTGGCACCGCCTCCGATGCCGATGTGCTTGCCAGCCTCTTCGCACTCACCACCACCACCCTCCCCAGCACCACCGGAGCCCAGGAAAAGGAAGGCCTCACCTCCCGCATCCGCCTCAGCCGCCCGGCGGACAAAAGCGCGATGCCCCTCACCCTGGCCTATGCCAGCAGTGGCAATCCCGTCCCCAGCCGTGGCAGCGCCAGCTCTGGGGATTTCACCCTCACCGTGGATCAGCCCTCCGGCCAGATCACCGGTGCCGCCACCGGCACTCTCACCTTGCCCGCTGGGGCCAGCCAGATGGATGTGATCGTCCATCCCGTCCTGGACAGCACCCCAGAAGTTCCAGAACTGCTCACCCTGAACATCCTTCGGCCCGGCAGCGGCCCCGCCACCCCGCCCCTCACCGGCACCGCCCTCATCCGCGATGCAGATCCCACCAATGAGGACAATCGCACCCTCTTCGTCGCCTACCTGGGCAAGGAGGCAGGCGTCAGCACCACCGCCACCGGCATCGCCACCGCCCTCGTTCAGGGGGACAATGACGAGGCCCTCATCAGCCTCACCTTCAGCAACCTCACCTCCCCCCAAAACACCGCTTACCTGCGGGTGGACAGTGATCTGGAGATCATCAATGTCGGCCTCGGTCAGGTCACCGGCAAGCAGTGGCAGATCCGCGCCGCCCAGACCAAGTTTACCGATCAGGCCATGCTCACCGCCCTGCACGCCGGTCAGCTCTACATCAGCATCACCACCGCTGAAAATCCCACCGGCGAAATCCGCGGCTACTTCAACAAAGCCACCGGCTCCACCTCCTTCGCCTATAACCCTGCCCTGCATGATGGTCCTGCCTACGGCTCGCCCGAATGGCAGTCCGTCGCCGGGGCAGCCATTGAGCGCGATATCTACCGCTTCCTGGAGCAGTGCACCTTTGGCCCCACCGCCGAGCTTTATACCGAAGTCCGCGCCGAAGTGGATGCCGCCATGACCGGGGGCCAGACCTATCTCAAGGGCCTGGAAAACTGGTTGGATAAGCAGATGGACCCCGCCATCACCCCGAATCCCAGCCTCACCACCCTCACGATGGCGGCGGACAATGAAGAGTTCGTCCTGCGCGGGAACAAACCCCTCTGGAGCGGCAACGACCCTCAATACGGCGAAGTGTCCTATGGAGTCAGCTACGATGCCTTTGGCAATCCCACCGTCTCCACCACCAGCAACGGCACCTACAACAACAACCACCCCTTTCACAACAACCGCCGACGCGAACAGTGGACTCTTGCCCTCCAATCCAAGGCCCAGGTGCGCCAGCGCATGACCCAGGCCCTCAGCGAGATCCTCGTCATCTCCGAAATCGATGCCACCGTCCAGGGCAAGCACTACGGCGCTGCCGCCTACTGGGACATGCTGGCCGACAATGCCTTCGGCAAGTACCGCGACCTCCTCCAAAAGGTCACCTACCACCCCATGATGGGCATCTACCTCAGCCATCTGCGCAACCGCGCCACCTACATCAGCGGCGGCGTCACCATCAGCCCGGATGAAAACTACGCCCGTGAGATCATGCAGCTCTTCTCCATCGGCCTGGTGCTGCGCCATCCCGATGGCAGCCTCGTCCTCGGTCAGGATGGACTCCCCGTACCCACCTATGACAATGGCGACATCACCGAACTCGCCCGCGTCCTCACCGGCTTCTGCCACGGTGCCCGCCATCTCAATGCTTCAGTTCAACGATTCAACGGAATGTATATGGCCGCCTCCAACATCCGCGTCAGCCCCACAATCGAGATTCAGGGCGGAGCTGGGGGAATTAACGGCAACGGAACCACCTTCACGAATTTCAGCGAAGGCGGTGGCGACTCCTGGTGGCAGGCCCCCTGGATCTATCCGATGAAGGTGCTTGGCAAGGTCGGCACCGTCAGTGCAGCGGCACCCACCCTCCACGACTTCGGGGCCAAGACCCTCCTCGCCGGCAAACACGGCCAGACCCTCGTCCCTGCCCAGACAGTCGTCACAGCCACGGCCGACGGCACCAGCCACACCATGGCGGAGGCCGACATCACGCTGGCCCACAACTGCCTCGCCGGCAATCCCTCCTCCGGCAGCTACAACGGCCACCAAAACACCCCCATCAACATTTCACGCTGGCTCATTCAGCGCCTCACTTCCTCCAATCCCAGCTCCGGCTACCTCTACCGCGTCAGCGAACGCTACCGCCAAACCAATGGCAACCTGGGCAGCGTGCTCAAGGCCATCATGCTGGATCACGAAGCCCGCAGCATCGAGCTGGCCGACACCACCGTGGGCAATGGCCGCATGAAAGAGCCCATGGTCCACTTCATGGCCGTCATCCGTGCATTGAAAGGCTACACCGGCATCCCCCTCACCACCCTTCGCGATGTCCCCATCCCCTTCAGCAGCACGGACAGCCCCATGAGCACCCCTTATCCACAGGCGGAAGTGGACAAGTTTGTGCCCAATGCCTCCCGCTTCCGTTTTGCCGACACCTCCTCCCAGCTCGGCCAGTCTCCCCTCCGCGCGCCCAGCGTCTTCAACTGGTTCCTGCCAGATTACAGCGTGCCCGGTGCCATGTCAGAGGCTGGCCTCGTCGCCCCTGAAATGCAGATCGCCACTGAGACCAGCATCGTCGCCCGCGTGAACCGCCTGTGGACCTTCACCTGGATGTCCCTCACCGGCATGACCACCTTCCCCGGCGTGGATCTGGAGGATCCCGTGCAGCTCACCGGCAATGCAGGCCCCCAGGTCAAGGTCTCCAAGTCCCTGGTTCCCACCGCCACGGAAAACTCCTTCCTCGCCCTGCAAAGCTACACCTTCACGCCTGCCAACTGGAACACCGCCCAGACCGTCACCGTCGCAGCCGTGGATGACAACATCGCGGAAGGCAGCCACACCACCCGTATCCATCACGCCGTTAGCAGCACCGATGCCGACTACAGCAATCTCGCCATCCCCAGCCTCAACGTCACTATCAATGACAATGAAACCGCTGGCACCGCCCGCGTGATTATTGCCGAGACCGGCAGCGAAACTCTCGTCGCCGAAGGTGGCACCACTGACACTTACACCCTCGCTCTCAGTCAGGCCCCTGTCTCGCCAGTCACGGTCAATCTTCAGACTACGGTCAACAACATCGGTACCTACACCACCGAGGTCACCGTTTCCCCCGCCAGCGTCACCTTCACCTCCGCCAACTGGAGCGCTCCGCAAACGGTCACCGTCACCGCCGTCAACGACACCACCAGCGAAGTCCTAGAAATCGCCCAGATCGGCCACAGCCTCACCACCGCAGATACCGTTTATCGCCAAGTCGGTGTCGCCTCCATCAACGTCCTTGTGGCAGACAACGATCCCACCGGCAGCAATGACGTGAATCTGTTGCAGACTCAAAATGGCACGCTCGCCCTCGAAGGCGGCGCTTCGGACAGTTACTACCTCAATCTGCGCCGTGCGCCAACCGCCACGGTCGCCATGGCCATCAACACCAACGCTGACCTGACGGCCACACCGCCCTCCCTCAGCTTCACCACCACCAACTGGAACATCCCTCAAAAGGTCCAGATCACCGCCGTGGATGATGCCCTCATCGAAGGCACCGAAGCCTTCACCATCACCAATGTCCCCTCTGGCGGTGGTTACACAGCCACCAACACCAAGAACGTTGCCGTCACCATCCAGGACAATGACGGCGGCTCAGTCATCATCTCCGAAACCAGCGGCGGCACCTCCGTCGTCGAAAGTTCAGCCACCACTTCAGGCAATCCGCAGGCCGCCAACACGGACAGTTACACCCTCCGGCTAGGCTCCCAGCCCGATGCCAATGTCACCATCACAGTCACCCCCGAACGGCATCCCACCCCGATGTCAAACTGGGCCAAAGCCTCGGGCTACTTTGGCAACGACACCTCCGGCTCCGCCCTCCAGAAAGACCGCCTCATCTTCGATTACAGCGAGATCATCAGCATCTACAATGCCGCCTATGTGGCCGCAGGCGGCAATGCCAATGCCTCCACCGCCCACTTCGCCGGCACCCTGGCCGTGGTGGACAAACTGGATCTCTACCTCTGCGGCGGCAGGCTCAAGGCACAGACTCCAGATCTCTCCCTGGCCGACCTTTCCAACATGGGCATCACCAACCCTCGCAAGTCGGTCGTCAATGGCGTTTACCGTGGTTACAGCACCACCCGTCTCACCACCGACACGACCAACTACAACAACGAGGTGCGGGACCGCTGCCGCATCGCTGCCTATCTGGTCAGCATCTCCCCGCAGTCCTTCAGCGCACGCTGA
- a CDS encoding GDSL-type esterase/lipase family protein, translating into MIRTATLTAALACLCSGTHLLAQDTTPPPAAPAAATAEKAAFAFKDGDRLVLIGNTVIEREQRYATLEPRLALALGETKVTIRNLAWSGDTVYGHARSYFGPPEEGLERMAKHLELLKPTVVLLCYGSEMAFEGLSDLPRFLTGYRNLLALIRKQAPGVRVIIATPPPLENLPPPMPDLTDANKNLSSFRDALRKFAGSQNTYFVDWFELMGGMPKPGQTAKPLTENGVHYTREGYQKLSTKLVQGLGLTPPQISEAELGGLQKEVLKKDELFFNRWRPQNETYLFGFRKHEQGQNAKEIPMFDPLIDQADAKIQELKAELLSNKKTL; encoded by the coding sequence ATGATTCGGACCGCCACCCTCACCGCCGCCCTGGCCTGCCTTTGCAGCGGGACGCACCTCCTCGCCCAGGACACGACTCCACCTCCGGCTGCCCCTGCCGCCGCTACCGCTGAGAAAGCAGCCTTTGCGTTTAAGGATGGCGACCGCCTCGTCCTCATCGGCAACACCGTCATCGAGCGCGAGCAACGCTACGCCACCCTTGAGCCCCGACTGGCCCTCGCCCTTGGCGAAACCAAAGTGACGATCCGCAATCTCGCCTGGAGTGGCGATACCGTTTACGGCCACGCCCGCTCTTACTTCGGCCCCCCAGAAGAGGGCCTCGAGCGCATGGCCAAGCACCTGGAACTGCTGAAACCCACCGTCGTGCTACTCTGCTACGGTTCTGAAATGGCCTTCGAAGGCCTCAGCGATCTCCCTCGTTTCCTCACGGGTTACCGCAATCTCCTCGCCCTTATCCGCAAGCAGGCCCCCGGCGTCCGCGTCATCATCGCCACACCGCCACCTCTGGAAAATCTGCCACCGCCGATGCCCGACCTAACGGATGCCAACAAAAATCTTTCCAGCTTCCGCGATGCCCTGCGCAAATTCGCCGGCTCCCAGAACACCTACTTCGTGGACTGGTTCGAGCTCATGGGCGGCATGCCCAAACCCGGCCAGACCGCCAAGCCCCTCACCGAAAACGGCGTCCACTACACCCGCGAAGGCTATCAAAAGCTCAGCACCAAGCTCGTCCAGGGCCTGGGCCTCACCCCGCCCCAGATCTCCGAGGCGGAACTCGGCGGCCTCCAGAAAGAAGTCCTGAAAAAAGACGAACTCTTTTTCAACCGCTGGCGCCCCCAGAACGAGACCTACCTCTTCGGCTTCCGAAAGCACGAACAGGGGCAAAACGCCAAGGAGATCCCCATGTTTGATCCCCTGATCGACCAGGCCGACGCCAAGATTCAGGAACTCAAAGCCGAGCTGCTCTCTAACAAAAAGACACTGTAA
- a CDS encoding SGNH/GDSL hydrolase family protein encodes MRPLFRLLPALLLLAFSAPAAEPTNATEAAAQKAAAEKKAADQKINAEKFAAWKATLTPEQQAWETVLEQNLGMGFYLPIYQAEKLAGKVTAWDYVKDDPKLPRVLLIGDSISRGYTLATRKALAGVANLHRAPENCGPTANGLKKLPVWLGTGKWDIIHFNFGIHDRKTPLADYEQRLDSLATQLKATGAKVVWANTTPVAEGGMNDATNADLVARNEVAARVMQKHGITINDLYAWIEPDLAKFQNPKDVHFSSPGYDRLAEQVAAAITKIIPTLTSVNTAILPMSKLEKDGYGWEERHAEILKIKDTLNPEIVLIGDSITHFWGGLPDGAKMGNRGSETWQSLFGSRPVLNLGFGWDRTQNVLKRIQLGELDGLKPKAIVLHIGTNNLAKTVNARDNTPAEIAEAIGLIIEKAQAKCPGAQVILMAIFPRGKTAADPKRAILADINQRLAPLGQKPGITFLDITSKWLEADGSISKDIMPDALHPNQKGYAVWAEALKPVLDQTTK; translated from the coding sequence ATGCGCCCTCTTTTCCGTCTCCTCCCCGCCCTCCTTCTGCTCGCCTTCAGCGCCCCTGCCGCTGAGCCCACCAACGCCACGGAGGCAGCCGCGCAAAAAGCCGCCGCTGAGAAAAAGGCCGCCGACCAGAAGATCAACGCCGAAAAATTCGCCGCGTGGAAAGCCACCCTTACTCCCGAACAGCAGGCCTGGGAAACCGTGCTGGAGCAGAACCTCGGCATGGGTTTTTACTTGCCCATTTACCAGGCTGAAAAGCTGGCCGGCAAAGTCACCGCCTGGGACTACGTGAAGGACGACCCCAAGCTGCCGCGCGTGCTGCTCATCGGCGATTCCATCTCCCGGGGCTACACCCTCGCCACCCGCAAGGCCCTGGCTGGCGTGGCCAATTTGCACCGCGCCCCGGAAAACTGTGGCCCCACCGCCAACGGCCTGAAAAAGCTCCCCGTCTGGCTGGGCACAGGCAAGTGGGACATCATCCATTTCAATTTCGGCATCCATGACCGCAAGACTCCCCTGGCCGATTACGAACAGCGTTTGGACAGCCTCGCCACCCAACTCAAGGCCACCGGAGCCAAAGTCGTCTGGGCCAACACCACCCCCGTCGCCGAAGGCGGCATGAACGACGCCACCAATGCCGACCTCGTCGCCCGCAACGAAGTCGCTGCTCGTGTGATGCAAAAGCACGGCATCACCATCAACGATCTCTACGCCTGGATCGAGCCCGACCTCGCCAAATTCCAGAACCCCAAGGACGTCCATTTCAGCAGCCCCGGTTACGACCGTCTGGCCGAGCAAGTGGCCGCAGCCATCACCAAAATCATTCCCACCCTCACCTCCGTCAACACGGCCATCCTGCCCATGAGCAAGCTGGAAAAGGACGGCTACGGCTGGGAAGAACGCCACGCAGAAATCCTCAAGATCAAAGACACCCTCAATCCTGAAATCGTCCTCATCGGCGACTCCATCACCCACTTCTGGGGCGGCCTGCCAGATGGGGCCAAAATGGGCAACCGGGGCAGCGAAACCTGGCAGTCCCTCTTCGGCAGCCGTCCTGTGCTGAATCTCGGCTTCGGCTGGGACCGCACCCAGAACGTGCTGAAACGCATCCAGTTAGGCGAGCTCGACGGCCTCAAACCCAAGGCCATCGTCCTCCACATCGGCACCAATAATTTGGCCAAGACCGTCAACGCCCGCGACAACACCCCCGCCGAGATCGCCGAAGCCATCGGCCTCATCATCGAAAAGGCCCAGGCCAAATGCCCCGGAGCCCAGGTCATCCTCATGGCCATCTTCCCTCGGGGGAAAACCGCCGCCGACCCGAAACGCGCCATTCTGGCAGACATCAATCAGCGCCTCGCTCCCCTGGGCCAAAAGCCCGGCATTACCTTCCTCGACATCACCTCCAAGTGGCTTGAGGCCGATGGCTCCATCTCCAAAGACATCATGCCAGACGCCCTGCATCCTAACCAAAAAGGCTACGCCGTCTGGGCCGAAGCGCTCAAACCCGTCCTCGATCAAACCACGAAATAG
- the rpsA gene encoding 30S ribosomal protein S1, protein MSAATLAEMIAGSFRELSEGSIVKGRILEIKPQIVLVDIGYKSEGAIPANEFEDDDIQVGDEVEVLLERLENDEGMVVLSKEKAAYKQNWEKIASVFRDGGLVKGKVKSVVKGGLMVNVGVEAFLPGSQIDIIPPKDLNEYVGKVFEFKIVKINDDRKNIVLSRREVIEAERAEQRQKFLDSVNPGDKVVGVVKNITDFGVFVDLNGMDGLLHITDMSWGRLNHPTEMVGIGQRLDVVILEVNREKERVSLGLKQLQNNPWENIEARYPVGQTVRGKVTKLVAYGAFCEVEEGVEGLVHVSELSWTKRIARPSDVLQVGQEIEARVLGINKEERKISLGVRQLETNPWDDIDVRYPIGTTMTRPVRNLTAYGAFVELEEGIDGMIHVSDLSWTRKVNHPSEMLKKGQEVEATVLGIDKANQRISLGMKQLETDPWSEIDGRFKVGDVVKGKVAKIASFGAFVELEGDIDGLVHISQLSEDHVAKVKDVINVGDEVEARVIKVDKVERRVGLSIKAMNYSEAEIQKESQAFEALRPSTDLVGLEQAFKFATEDWRPGQ, encoded by the coding sequence ATGAGCGCAGCTACTCTCGCGGAGATGATCGCAGGATCCTTCCGTGAACTCTCCGAAGGATCCATCGTTAAAGGCCGGATCCTCGAAATCAAACCGCAGATCGTCCTCGTGGACATCGGTTACAAATCCGAAGGCGCCATCCCCGCCAACGAGTTTGAAGATGACGACATCCAGGTCGGCGACGAAGTCGAAGTCCTCCTCGAACGTCTCGAAAACGATGAAGGCATGGTCGTCCTCTCCAAGGAAAAGGCCGCCTACAAACAGAACTGGGAAAAAATCGCCTCCGTGTTCCGCGATGGCGGGCTCGTCAAAGGCAAGGTCAAATCCGTCGTCAAAGGTGGCCTCATGGTCAACGTCGGCGTCGAAGCCTTCCTCCCAGGCAGCCAGATCGACATCATCCCGCCGAAGGATCTCAACGAGTACGTCGGCAAGGTGTTCGAATTCAAGATCGTCAAGATCAACGACGACCGCAAAAACATCGTCCTTTCCCGCCGCGAAGTCATCGAGGCCGAGCGCGCCGAACAGCGCCAGAAGTTCCTCGATTCCGTCAACCCTGGCGACAAAGTCGTCGGCGTGGTCAAGAACATCACCGACTTCGGTGTGTTTGTGGACCTCAATGGCATGGACGGTCTCCTCCACATCACGGATATGTCGTGGGGCCGCCTGAACCATCCTACCGAAATGGTGGGCATCGGTCAGCGCCTGGACGTCGTCATCCTGGAAGTGAACCGCGAGAAAGAGCGCGTCTCCCTGGGCCTCAAGCAGCTCCAGAACAATCCTTGGGAAAACATCGAAGCCCGTTACCCTGTTGGCCAGACCGTTCGTGGCAAGGTCACCAAGCTCGTCGCTTACGGTGCATTCTGCGAAGTGGAAGAAGGCGTCGAAGGCCTCGTTCACGTCTCCGAACTCTCCTGGACCAAGCGCATCGCCCGTCCTTCCGACGTCCTTCAGGTCGGTCAGGAAATCGAAGCTCGCGTCCTTGGCATCAACAAGGAAGAGCGCAAGATCAGCCTCGGCGTCCGCCAGCTCGAAACCAATCCTTGGGACGATATCGACGTTCGTTACCCGATCGGTACCACGATGACCCGTCCGGTCCGCAACCTCACCGCTTACGGTGCGTTTGTGGAACTGGAAGAAGGCATCGACGGCATGATCCACGTGTCCGACCTCTCCTGGACACGCAAGGTCAACCATCCTTCCGAAATGCTCAAGAAGGGCCAGGAAGTGGAAGCCACCGTGCTCGGTATCGACAAGGCCAACCAGCGCATCAGCCTCGGCATGAAGCAGCTTGAGACCGACCCATGGTCCGAAATCGACGGCCGCTTCAAAGTCGGCGACGTCGTCAAGGGCAAGGTCGCCAAGATCGCCTCCTTTGGCGCTTTCGTGGAACTCGAAGGCGACATCGACGGTCTGGTTCACATCTCCCAGCTCAGCGAAGATCATGTGGCCAAGGTCAAGGACGTCATCAACGTCGGCGACGAAGTCGAAGCCCGCGTCATCAAGGTGGACAAAGTGGAGCGCCGCGTCGGTCTCTCCATCAAGGCCATGAACTACAGCGAAGCCGAAATCCAGAAGGAAAGCCAAGCTTTCGAAGCCCTCCGCCCAAGCACCGACCTCGTCGGTCTCGAGCAGGCCTTCAAGTTCGCCACCGAAGACTGGCGCCCAGGGCAGTAA